A stretch of Brassica napus cultivar Da-Ae chromosome C6, Da-Ae, whole genome shotgun sequence DNA encodes these proteins:
- the LOC106409876 gene encoding phosphate transporter PHO1 homolog 1-like — protein MVQFTKQFEGQLVPEWKDAFVDYSQLKKDLKKIHLLTNGVEEEYTETSLIKTIKSSLGKLSLFGNKERERPRAIKVHRKLASSVSNSDVYETVLLETIADDTDAAKEFLMCLDTQLNKVNQFYKTKEKEFLEIGECLKKQMEILIEVKDAFNQKQANGESTQESKEDDSLSCTISSEEDSIKSRTEEIQLQEYCLEDLDNNGEQALKSPRSEESIKINNEDSKLRRVSGRVFSCQGRNLKIKIPLTNPSRKFSAISYFIKEDLINQSSSKKRGPDGVNKLRISKKTLNHAEKMIKGALTELYKGLNYLKTYRNLNMLAFMNILKKFDKVTGKQILPIYLKVVESSYFNSSDKVINLSDEVEEWFITHFAGENRRTAMKYLKPHHRKESHSVTFFIGLFTGCFVALLAGYIIVAHLTGMYRTHSENTFYMETAYPVLSMFGLLFLHLFLYGCNIFMWRKARINYSFIFELGSKNELKFRDVFLICTASMSVIAGVMFIHLLLLAKGYSFGQVQVIPGLLLLVFFLIMICPLNIFYKSSRYRLISVTRNIVFSPLYKVVMLDFFMADQLCSQVTMLRNLEYIACYYITGSYATQDYGYCMRVKYYRDLAYAVSFLPYYWRAMQCARRWFDEGERSHLVNLGKYVSAMLAAGTKVAYEKERSIGWLCLVVVMSSIATVYQLYWDFVKDWGLLQHNSNNPWLRNQLMLRQKSIYYFSMVLNIVLRLAWLQTVLHSSFEHVNYRVTGLFLAALEVIRRGHWNFYRLENEHLNNAGKFRAVKTVPLPFREVDEED, from the exons ATGGTGCAGTTCACTAAGCAATTTGAGGGGCAGCTTGTTCCCGAGTGGAAAGACGCCTTTGTAGATTACTCTCAGCTCAAGAAAGACCTCAAGAAAATCCATTTGTTAACCAATGGAGTTGAAGAGGAATACACAGAAACTTCTCTCATCAAAACCATCAAGTCCTCTTTAGGAAAGCTTTCCCTTTTCGGTAACAAGGAACGGGAACGCCCTCGTGCCATCAAA GTTCATAGAAAGCTTGCTTCTTCTGTAAGTAACAGTGACGTGTATGAGACGGTACTCCTGGAGACGATTGCTGATGATACCGATGCTGCAAAAGAGTTCCTCATGTGTCTGGACACGCAGCTCAACAAAGTGAATCAGTTCTACAAGACAAAGGAGAAAGAGTTCTTGGAGATAGGGGAGTGTTTGAAGAAGCAGATGGAGATACTCATTGAGGTCAAAGATGCTTTCAATCAAAAGCAAGCTAATGGAGAGTCTACTCAAGAATCAAAAGAAGACGATTCCTTATCATGCACCATCTCATCCG AGGAAGACTCTATAAAAAGCAGAACAGAGGAAATACAACTTCAAGAATATTGCTTAGAGGATCTGGACAACAATGGGGAACAAGCATTGAAATCTCCGAGATCAGAAGAATCAATCAAAATCAACAACGAGGACTCGAAGCTGAGGAGAGTTTCTGGTAGGGTTTTCAGCTGCCAGGGGAGGAATCTGAAGATAAAGATCCCATTGACTAATCCTTCACGTAAATTCTCAGCTATAAGTTACTTCATCAAAGAAGATTTGATAAACCAGTCATCGTCAAAGAAACGTGGTCCAGATGGAGTAAATAAGCTGAGAATCAGCAagaaaaccctaaaccatgccGAGAAGATGATCAAAGGAGCTTTGACAGAACTCTACAAAGGGTTGAATTATCTCAAAACTTACAGAAACTTGAACATGTTAGCCTTCATGAACATTCTCAAAAAATTCGACAAG GTTACTGGAAAACAAATCCTTCCAATATATCTAAAAGTAGTGGAAAGCTCTTACTTCAACAGTTCGGACAAG GTGATAAATCTATCAGACGAAGTTGAAGAATGGTTCATCACGCACTTTGCTGGAGAAAATCGCAGAACGGCAATGAAATATCTGAAACCGCACCACCGTAAAGAGTCCCACTCTGTCACCTTCTTCATTG GTCTATTCACTGGTTGCTTTGTTGCTCTTCTTGCTGGCTACATCATTGTGGCTCATCTGACTGGAATGTATAGAACACATTCTGAGAACACTTTCTACATGGAAACTGCATATCCTGTACTAAG CATGTTTGGGCTCTTGTTTCTGCACTTATTCTTATACGGTTGCAACATATTTATGTGGCGAAAAGCGAGGATAAACTATAGTTTCATCTTCGAACTTGGTTCGAAAAATGAGCTCAAGTTCAGGGATGTTTTCTTGATATGTACGGCTTCAATGTCTGTGATAGCCGGTGTCATGTTTATTCATCTCTTGCTTCTTGCCAAAGGTTACTCATTTGGACAAGTTCAAGTGATCCCTGGCCTTCTATTACTG GTCTTCTTCTTAATAATGATTTGTCCCTTGAACATTTTCTACAAATCAAGCCGTTACCGGCTTATATCAGTCACCAGAAACATTGTATTTTCACCTCTTTACAAAGTCGTGATGCTCGATTTTTTCATGGCTGATCAACTTTGCAGCCAG GTAACTATGCTAAGAAACCTAGAATACATAGCTTGCTACTATATAACCGGTAGCTACGCAACACAGGACTATGGATATTGTATGAGAGTCAAGTACTACAGAGATCTTGCCTATGCAGTTTCCTTCCTCCCATACTACTGGAGAGCAATGcag TGTGCAAGGAGGTGGTTTGATGAAGGCGAAAGGAGCCACCTAGTGAACCTAGGGAAGTATGTGTCAGCAATGTTAGCCGCTGGAACCAAAGTGGCTTACGAGAAAGAGAGGAGCATTGGTTGGCTCTGCCTTGTGGTAGTTATGTCTAGTATAGCCACAGTTTACCAATTGTATTGGGACTTTGTAAAAGATTGGGGTTTACTTCAACATAATTCCAACAACCCTTGGCTTAGGAACCAACTCATGCTTCGCCAAAAATCAATTTACTACTTCTCTATG GTATTAAATATAGTTCTAAGGTTGGCATGGCTACAAACAGTTTTGCACTCAAGTTTTGAGCATGTGAATTATAGAGTGACAGGATTGTTCTTGGCGGCTCTTGAAGTCATCAGGAGAGGACACTGGAACTTTTACCG ATTGGAGAATGAGCATCTAAATAATGCAGGGAAGTTTAGAGCTGTGAAGACAGTACCACTTCCTTTCAGAGAAGTTGATGAAGAAGACTGA